In Pseudomonadota bacterium, the following proteins share a genomic window:
- a CDS encoding SAM-dependent methyltransferase, translating to MTADTSDQALTLAMFRTLLGEKGNWLDFASFMHHALYDSKYGYYTGEAHKFGPRGDFITAPEISDLFGRTIARQVAQVLKISGGGVLELGGGSGILGSDILVELNRLECPVEEYLLFEPSPTLTRRQKERVAQLAPAIRAKVHWVSELPTNFKGVILANEVFDALPVHLLSRNDEGWKERGVVFQNESLVWRDNTIEDERLISAINHLNVDAPYVTEVCLAVNGLVANLAETLDVGAVLAIDYGYEHQVYYHPDRRDGTLSCHYHHRVDSDPLDRPGSKDITAHVDFTRVANAAMDAGLEVSGYVTQADFLVNCGITDLLQAINPDRPEEYLPSVSAVQKLLSPAIMGDMFKVMFLSRGINEPLVGFSRRDRRHLL from the coding sequence ATGACAGCCGATACATCAGATCAAGCGCTAACCCTAGCGATGTTTAGAACGCTATTGGGTGAAAAAGGAAACTGGCTAGATTTCGCCTCTTTTATGCATCATGCGCTTTACGACTCAAAATATGGTTATTACACGGGGGAAGCGCATAAATTTGGCCCTCGCGGTGATTTTATCACTGCTCCAGAAATTAGTGATCTTTTTGGTAGGACTATTGCGAGACAGGTGGCTCAAGTTTTGAAAATTAGCGGGGGAGGTGTTTTGGAGCTTGGAGGAGGTAGCGGCATTTTAGGTTCAGATATCCTAGTTGAGTTGAATAGGCTCGAGTGCCCCGTAGAGGAGTATTTGTTATTTGAACCAAGCCCCACATTAACGCGGAGGCAAAAAGAGCGTGTCGCTCAGCTAGCTCCGGCTATTAGGGCCAAGGTACATTGGGTAAGCGAGCTACCTACAAACTTTAAGGGCGTTATCTTGGCTAACGAGGTCTTTGATGCGCTTCCAGTGCATCTTTTGTCGCGTAATGATGAGGGGTGGAAAGAGCGAGGTGTGGTTTTTCAAAACGAGTCTTTAGTCTGGAGAGATAATACTATAGAAGACGAACGTTTGATCTCGGCAATTAATCATCTAAATGTAGACGCCCCTTACGTCACAGAGGTTTGTTTGGCGGTTAATGGATTAGTCGCGAATTTAGCGGAGACCCTCGACGTTGGCGCAGTACTCGCCATAGATTATGGTTACGAGCACCAAGTGTATTATCATCCTGATCGTCGAGATGGCACACTGAGTTGTCATTATCACCATCGCGTAGATTCAGATCCGCTTGATCGTCCAGGTAGCAAAGATATTACAGCTCACGTTGACTTTACAAGAGTTGCAAATGCGGCGATGGATGCGGGCCTTGAGGTTTCCGGATATGTAACGCAAGCCGATTTTCTCGTTAACTGTGGCATTACTGATCTTTTGCAAGCAATAAATCCTGACAGGCCTGAGGAGTATCTTCCTTCAGTCTCGGCTGTACAAAAATTACTGTCTCCGGCCATCATGGGAGATATGTTTAAGGTAATGTTCCTCTCGCGGGGCATTAATGAGCCTTTGGTTGGCTTTAGTCGTAGAGATAGGCGGCACTTGTTATGA
- a CDS encoding dihydroneopterin aldolase has protein sequence MSSDSKPHRKVFLKDMAVSLSIGIHDFEKLNRQNVLINVELDLDPNLRILEDAIGETVDYDFLRTSIINLSNTAHFHLQETFCEKILGLCLDHEGVLAARVSSEKTDVYPDCTSVGFEIFQTKA, from the coding sequence ATGAGCTCTGACTCAAAGCCACACCGAAAAGTTTTTCTTAAAGACATGGCCGTATCTTTATCGATTGGGATACATGACTTTGAAAAACTCAATAGACAAAATGTGCTCATAAACGTCGAGTTAGATCTTGATCCAAACTTGCGTATTCTAGAAGACGCGATCGGGGAAACAGTGGATTATGATTTCTTAAGGACTTCAATCATTAATCTCTCAAATACCGCACATTTTCACCTACAAGAGACATTTTGCGAGAAGATTCTCGGACTCTGCCTTGATCACGAAGGAGTGCTGGCAGCAAGAGTATCCAGCGAAAAAACCGACGTCTATCCAGACTGCACATCCGTTGGATTTGAAATATTTCAAACGAAAGCCTAA
- a CDS encoding SDR family oxidoreductase codes for MAQTQNRTVLITGGAKRIGKYIALGLAREGWNVAIHFNQSKADAVQVEKTIKDLGVKSIAVQADLARDDAVKDLISRVRQELGNVHCLINNASMFSFDKPQEFDRARLEKHMAVNLYAPMILISEFAKQVPKGAPGCVINLLDQKTHNLNSDFFSYTLSKIALEAATKLFASSLGSNIRVCGLAPGITLPSGEQTTSAFQKAHKLAPLGKSSLPEDIVGAVKYLISAQAVTGTTLIVDGGQHLWPTKRDVQFELDE; via the coding sequence ATGGCACAAACACAAAATCGAACCGTTTTAATTACCGGTGGGGCCAAGCGTATCGGTAAATATATTGCCCTAGGACTGGCCCGGGAGGGTTGGAACGTAGCCATCCACTTTAATCAATCAAAAGCTGACGCCGTTCAAGTTGAAAAAACCATCAAGGATCTCGGCGTAAAAAGTATAGCCGTTCAAGCAGACCTAGCTCGTGACGATGCAGTCAAAGATCTCATTTCTAGAGTGCGGCAAGAACTGGGAAACGTGCATTGCTTAATCAATAATGCCTCTATGTTCAGCTTTGATAAGCCCCAAGAATTTGATCGCGCGAGACTTGAGAAGCATATGGCCGTCAACTTATATGCCCCGATGATCTTAATCTCCGAATTCGCGAAACAAGTTCCTAAAGGTGCTCCAGGATGTGTTATTAACCTATTAGACCAAAAAACACACAACCTCAATTCTGATTTCTTCTCTTACACGCTGAGTAAAATCGCGCTCGAGGCCGCGACAAAATTATTTGCATCCTCCCTAGGGTCAAACATCCGCGTCTGCGGTCTAGCTCCAGGCATAACGCTACCCAGTGGAGAACAAACGACCTCGGCATTCCAAAAAGCGCATAAACTGGCCCCCCTAGGGAAAAGCTCTCTACCCGAAGACATCGTTGGTGCCGTTAAATATCTTATAAGTGCTCAGGCCGTCACAGGAACAACCTTAATCGTTGATGGCGGTCAACATCTATGGCCAACAAAACGAGACGTTCAGTTTGAACTCGACGAATAA